The region CGACTTGGAGCTTATAGCTCAGTGTCATAAGCAGCGTAAGTTACTCTGTTGCTTCTCTCTTATCAGCCACCTTCCCCACCATCAGATCCAGGAAAAATAGGTTTGCATTCTTTTTTCTCCTCAGTAATGCAGTTTGGAAAGGGTAAATCCTGCTACTATCGCTTCCTGACCAAAGGTCAGCAGTGGATTTGGTTGCAGACTCACTACTACATCACGTACCACCAGTGGAACTCCAAACCGGAGTTCATTGTCTGTACTCACACTGTTGTCAGGTAAGCCTGATTGTTGCACCTTGGGGTACTCCTTgggaatgtaaaataaaataaaaaaaaaacaacgtgtTGAGATTAAGGTTAAATTAGATATACGCTTGTCAAACATACtgtttctgtgttgtttgtcagttaCGCTGAAGTGCGAGCTGAAAGGAGGCGAGCGTTTAGCTTTGAAGAACTGTCTCCACCTGAGATAGCTCCCTCCTCAGTGAAGGTAAGTGCCCTTTTACATACGGTATGTGGCGATTACAAGGTCAGTCTTTATTTCAGCCTAGATTTGATCCTTGCGTGTTGAACATCACTCTGTGTTCCAGGCTCAGGAGCTGTACTTGGACATCTGCTCCACACTGGACCCTCCGCGGGACAGAGACAGCGGTGCACGTTCGGTATCCTCCCACAGCTCGCGCAAGTCCTCCCACACAGCGATGTCAGACTCTGCATGTGAGTCATGCTCTGCTCCCTGAAGTGCTAACTCACTCAACAgcagtttaaaggaacacgccaacttgttgggactttagcttattcacggatatcccccagagttagacaagtccatacatacccttctcatctccgtgcgtgacgtaactctgtctggggcacccaccgctagcctagcttagcacagatcctggaggtaaccggctccaactagcctactgctcccaataagtgacaaaataacgccagcATGtacctatttacatgttgtgatttgtatagtcacagcgtgtacagataacaaggtcacatgagacacagccatcttctaaccgtatacatactgggaactatattctcagaaggcgaagcactgctacttggacggagtgatttgctcgcagcacctgagaagccccttggtgaggagcagagagttcgctcagagttggagtaatatatcgctccgcccaagtagcagtgcatccttttaaaaaaaaaaaaatcattcgaATAGATTCAAATCTGACAAATTCTTCAGCTGATCTGTTAAGACTATGTGATCGGAGGTAAAACAAAATTGCTGTAACTACGCAGTCAATAAAACACCTACCTTAATATATGTGGGTGATAATGCATCTGTGATGAAATGTCCGAGGCTTACTTTAGCTTAGTTTGAGCCTCCGGTCTCTCTGACTTTAGCTGCTCTTCCACCCACCGTCTAAACTATTACAACACTTTACTTCCATCTGCATGTTTATGAACAATACACAGTGGCAGTGGCAGACTCATTACAGTTGCTGCTCATTAAcatagctgctgctgctgctgctgctgctgctgtcttcCCACATATATTATACACTTTCACTATTTCCAACGACAAATTCATAAAACTGTATCTGTCAGAAAAATGGCCAGtagattgtttttcttttcttctacgTCGGctacgattaaaaaaaaaaaaaagaaaaaaaaagaagcatccCCCGAATGCATCACTGTTTGTGGGTTTAAGTCAGAGGCTGAATGAGGTGGCAATCAATGGCTAGTGAATCAGCAGTTTTGTTATAAAACCAGAAAGGAAATGCATAACATAAGTTGTTGTTGGAAGAATTTACAATCCCCCTTTTAAAGAGGACACGTAATATGTGAAACAAAAATGCTATGTTCATTGAGGTATTATTAATGCACTAATGGCAATTAAAATCACAATTGATTATTTGGTTTTTCGTCAATAGAGACCTCATCctttttgataaataatgtaCGTGTATCATCACAACAACGAGGGGGGGAAAATGATTAACAGATTAAAGCATGTTAAAGAAATTGTATTCCACTCATAAAATGAGCAGAACATCAAGATTTTGAGTGTATCTCAACTTTGTTGCGGTTATCAGCTATCATTTGACAGAAAAAACGTGATAATGACCTACTATTATTGAAGTGTGTGTTTAGAAGTGACCTGTCTCTCTTGCAGCAGCTAACTCCTACACAGAGGCCTGCACACCATCATGGCAGTCTGCTTCCATTGGGACAGAGAAGACATCTGCCAGACTCCAACCTAGAAGTTCAAAGGTCAGTTTCCAACGTTACGTGTAACATGGTCAGTGGGAAACAACTGCACAAAGTTGACACAATATCGTGCCACAGATTGTGCTTAGTTGTAAAACTGTGTCATTTTCCCTGTAGAATTTGGCACAAAGACAAAATTCCTTTGACCTCGTTCCCCAACTGAGCCTCCCCCTTTCTCCTACCTGCAGCAAGCACTCCGCAATGGTTAGTGTTTAGACTTCTCCTCCTGCCTGTtgccttcctctcctctgtttgTGTACAATATCTTATTGTTTTAACCCTTGCTGCTGTACAGTTTGTGTTTATGTCATCTTGCGTTGTGTGTGCCTCCAGTGCTTCCAAGCCCAGTTATAAGATTGTGTTATAAAAACCAAGTGAGAAAAGACAagtaatgtgttttttattgtagCTTTCCACatagtttttttctcaaagaaaTCACTCATCCATATCAATTTTCTGACACGTTAAACCAATTTCACTGGTTAAGCGTGCGCCCCGTTGTACAGCGGCTCAGTCCTTACTGCAGCGGCCGCAGCTTCGACTCCCGACTGCggcccctttgctgcatgtcgttccccctctctccccctatTCCTGTCTTGAGCTGTCCTGTCAATGAAAGCCTAAAATTgcccaaacaaacaaaacaatttcaCGGAAACAGTGGGAGGAATCACAATTATGTGACTCATGCTAACTGATTATCTCCTCATATGCTACGTTTactaaaaaagagaaaaagaagaagaaaaaaaacactgccaGGCTTTTCTCATGTCTCATCCAAACTGCTATTTCGGATCATGTCTTTGCAGCAACAGCAAACACAGCAGCAGCCGCAGCAGCCGCCGTCGTCGTCGCCCATGTATCCGCTGCAGCAGCCGCAGCTCTGTGTAATGAGCCAGCTGAAGGAACAGCTGGAGGAGAGGACGCGCATTCTGCAAGCTGACATTAAGACGCAGCAGCAGGAGCTGCACGACATCAAGGAGAAGCTTCAACTCGCTAATTTCCAGGTAACACTCCCACAAAGACTAaagaagcagcaacaacaataacaaaaactacCCATGGCATGCAGCACCAAatttggctaaaaaaaaaaatatagatagCCGCAGACTTCAATCCAGACATAAATTATTAAGCATTTACGTATCAGCTGTTAAGGAAAGTCAACATCATATTGTAAGTTTACATTCCCTAACCCATCACAGTAATGGTGGTAGGGCCCCACCAAGAGGCCAGCACAAACCAGTTCATCCGCAAGTACTTTCTGACCTTCATCACCCCCAGAACACGCATTTTCGTGCAACAGATTAACAGTTAAAGTAAACCGGAACCGACTGGCCGTCCCTCACATACATATGAATACATCTAATGATTTACAGACATACTGCTGTGATTTAACAGAATAAACACAGAATAGAATAAATGAAGATATGCAGAATAGCATTTGAGACATATTTTTTTGGAGGTATCGTCAGGAATTTATAAGAAAATGTAAAGGTTTTTTTTGGTGacgctttacttgaaggtatctacataagagtgacatgacactgtcatgaacgtgtcatacacattataaacaagtcataaacgtttatgacataacacttctgtcattaaatgtcattcggtttttgtcatgacgggttagggttaaggttcatgtgtcatgacagtgtcatgtgttcatgacatgtcatgtcactcttatgtagataccttcaagtaaagtgttaccgtttttttttcaagtaaaTGAAGGATAGTTAAATATTTCCTGTTTATGTGTGTAAGATGTTGTTACAGCAGCCTGTCCACAATGACTTTGGCCaggcccagcagcagcagcagcagcagcagcagcagcagcagcagcagcagcagcagcagcagcagggctcGGGCAGGCCGGCCTCGCAGAGCCAGTCAGGGGTGATCAGGCAGCTCTCAGGCCACCCTAAACCACCGTCCTGCGGGGCCCACAGTTCATCCCCTCACTCACACCTGACAGAGAACAGCTCACCCTCGACGCAGGTACAGAGAAAATCCAAATCTGAAACAACTGTCAGAAaactgtgcaaacacagctgtTTGGAAACCTATCCTCTAATCACGTTAAGAggataatattcaaatattcaaaTGACCTCCAGTCATTAGCAACTTAACGACTCGTAGCATACGTCAGTGCTCACAACACAACAGGAGTCATGTGATGGATTCCGTTGTTAATATCGGTCAATTATTGAAAGATATACGTAAACATCACAACAACACGTGGCAGGGTTCTATAGTTTttacatgctgtgtgtgtgtgtgtgtgtgtgtgtgtgtgtgtgtgtgattccttCGTTTCATCTTAGGTCCAGCAGAGAATTGCACGGAGAGGGCAGGCACAGTCGGTGAGCGTGCCCATGCAGACGAACACGAGTGTGACGATGCCCTTCTACAGCAACCCCATGATGTTCTCTCAGACCAACACGAGGTCTCTGCAGGATGCGAaccaaagacagacagacagcgagtTCAACCAAGAGGGACAACTACGGTGAGAGACCAATATGTTTCACATCATGAAATCGTGAAATTCAGCCACTCAAAAACACAGGCGACATTGGCAGTATGGCATAACACTATGGAAAGTTACTAATATGCAGTCAGTTTTATGAATAGCACACATAACAGTCCTTTTTATCACAGTAcaaatcatggatgtataaaaaaaacaactggatACAGCGTTTGAGGCAGAGCCCACGTTTGCACCGAAGCAAAATAAGTTAAACTTCCTTGTGTTAAATTACCCGGCTGATCGGCGCTGCTTCCGCACTATGGGGCCCATAGAGCAGACGCACTAGAGACCTCCACCGGCCGAGCTGGCTACTTCCGGTTTAGCTCTGCTAATTTTAATGGAGATTCAAATATTCAATTGTACGGCTTTTCTCTTTTGCCATGcaagtctatgagaaaaaatCTTGTtgggggcgcccggatagctcagttggtggagcgggcgcccatatatagaggtttattcctcgacgcagcgggcccgggttagactccgacctgcggccctttgctgcatgtcgttccccctctgtctcccctttcatgttcagctgtcctgtcgaataaaggcctaaaaatgccccaaaaattatcttaaaaaaaaaaaaagtcttgttgGGCCAGACATGGAAGTTGTAAGTTCACTGTTTGATCGCTATGTCAAATTGAGTTCTTCCAGTAACAGATTTTATTTCCTGCAGCATGCTCCTCAACCAGCCAATGCAGACGCTGGTTCCCACTAGCAGTGTCACCACGCAGCCTTCCCAGTGCAACATGGGCATCTCCCAAACCATGTGAGAACTGTTCAATTacactgcacgcacacacacacacacacacacacccctgtctGTTTGCGTGGTGCCATTTTGTATTGTGCCTAAGTTCTTCGTTGTGCCCTCCAAACAGATACACCTTGGAGCAGCAGATCATCGGCCCTTCATTCTCCATGCAACAGGTCAACTGCAACGCCGTCCTGGTGCCCTCCTTCACGTCTCCCATTATGATCCCACACAACAGTTTCATCACCAACCAGTCCCAGTCAGCCTACCACACTCAGCCTCAGGCTTCTCAGCACTCTCTGCAGCTACAGCAGCCCCAGCAGTTCTTTCAGGTACCACGCCCATCTGCACGTGTCGAGATGCTTCAGGTTAAATCACTGCGTGTAAATTGGTGTCTGGACTACAAGTAATATATCATGGCTTTTTGCATAATGCTGCTCCGTGTAATTACCCAAAGCTTTATATTTACTGATTTATGATAATTATAGGCATTACACTGCATCTGAATCCCTAGTTACCACAGCAACAAACTACTGTGTAATTCTCACAGGCTGTTCGAGATCCGTGTTATTTGCAATCATTCTAAAACCTCGGCTTTGTGGCAGTGCTGGGATGCAATCTAAAATTCATTAGGTCAGATAAAGTATTTCTGCAGACTTGTTTATCATCTTTGTCCAGAAGGGACAGCATAAGTCACTAGccgttaaaaaataaataaaaactacaatAGATAAATATTGTTAGTCTACTGGAAAAACACAGTTCAAAAGGAGCTTACCTAAATCCTTCTACACACACCAAAGAGAATATTGCATCAGTTTTATTTCTTGTGAGATTTAATGTAAATCATAGATTGAATGGTAACatcaaaaacatttcttttgtgCGCTGCGCCAACAATCACGTTTCTGTGTCAAGGTTTTATTTTCTAGGCAAGGCaggtttatttatagagcacatttcagaCACAAAGGCGATCCAGAGAGCTTTACTTGAGCATAAGCATGCAAAACAAATAAGAACCAGTAGAACAGTAGATGTGGATATTTTATTTGCATTATAAAAGAACTACAGTAAAGTTAAATGTCCTATTGAGTCAACCTATAATATAATGCATCTTTAGCACGACCCAGCCTGTTATGGGTTAATGGGTGAAATGAAAATATAATGGTTCTGAGGTCCTTAAACAGCCACAGAGCTGCTGCCTGTGGTAAGAACTGTTCATTTAGTAGCTTTTGGAAAGCAACTGGAATGCTGGATAAACAGGACCCACTCACTGTTTATGTTTGCCATGATTTTGGAGATTGCTAATTCAACTCCTAAAGTACGATTTGGGCACTGTAAAAATGATTGTTCCATCAAATCAGGGCTGGAAATcattaaaaaacttttttttatagtccATAAGGTAAACACCCTTACATTTcattacacaaaaacacattcctCACATGGTAAGAATGGCAGAAatgtaagaagaaaaaaaactgaatgtaTACTGCACACTGACTTTCTTACACTATGCTCGTTTTGGACTGCAGATCATTTATCACCAGGAAGTAATAGCTGTATTAATGTTCTGCAGAGTACACATCATAATATTCAGAGAAAGTGCAGCGTATAGCTGTGGCTCaatgtggctcagtggtagatccctggccctgcagtcccatgtggaagtgtccttgggcaagacactgaaccccgagttgcccctgaTGCTGCGctatcggagtgtaaatgtgtgtgagtgtttatctgatggtggcaccttgtacggcagcctcggccacagcgtatgaatgtgtgtgaatggttcctgtactatgtaaaatcgctttgagtagtcgttaagactaaaaagtgctatataaaaacagtccatttataCACTATTGGTTATGTATCTCAGTCAAGGATTAGATTAGCAACAGTTCAATAAAGATTCATATTCTCTTGTGTCCACAGATGGCTCAAGGACTTGTGCACGGTGGATCTACTCCAGCATTCTTACACACCACTAATGTCCCACAGCAAAGCACTGTGGGATACATTCAGCAGCAAACGCAGCAACTGCCGCAAgcgcaacagcaacagcaacagaggcAATACCAGCATTCCCAAAACCAGACTGGCAGTGTTTCAGACTTTCGAAATATGCTGACTCGGTAGCGCTGTGGACTGCGTTTAGAGCGCCGAGATCTCCCTCTGTGCTGTCGCTGTGTGGGCGGCGGCACGTTGTGGCATTCGGAAGTCAAACGTGACGTCGAGTTCTGCTGCGGAAATGCCTGAAAGTGGAAAATTGCTTCTAGTGACCCAACTGTTGATGTGAAGCAAGCACGTTCAGAAGAAGCCGGCCTGTACATCACCGGAGTGAAAACCAAGAACAGAGGCTGGAGGGTCGGAGGTGGTGGGCAGCGGGCCCTCATCGCCAGCCCACTTCACGCTCAGGCAACGGTCAAACTGCAACAAATGGATTATCAAAGCTATCAGGAAGACACCACGTTTACATGTGGAAGTATGTCATCGAAGAGAGTTTCCCTCTAAGTGTCTGTTTGCACTTTGGTACCTGCCCCTAcccaaaagtaaaatatttattgCCTATAAATTAATGTTCTATTTTTCTCACTAATAATGGCTTACAGCTCGACACCCCTCTCCCCAGTGACATACAATCATCACACACAATCAGATTTTCAGCTCCAATAGTAAATGGTTCATCTCATGAAGAGATTTTTGTACATGGGAAGTGTATTTCAGTTAGGGTTGGGGGAGGAGATTGTGTGCCGTTTTCACCATGGTGCGTCCATGGTGCGGTTTGATGGTTGTGTCTGATTACGGCTTTAAAAATCCAGCTCAGGTCCATTAGGATTACAAAGTGATATTTTCATAGGTCATAATTCATTATTTTCAGCATCAGATTCAAACAAATGACGTCTAGATTTTTAAAGGATGTTTTACAAATGTATGATTGCTTTTGGCAACCTTTACATCAGTAAGTCCAACCTCTTTTTGAACGCTTTCTATAATGATAGTAGCCAATAAGATTTGATTCAACTATTTACTAAAACCCTAAATCACTTCATGTTTATttactacatactgtatatatatatttgaaaagAATATATTGGATTAAGAAACTAGTTTTATACACAAAGGTTGTAACTGATTTGTTTTGTTGATATGTTCAAACATTGACTTTGAAAGGTCAAGGCTGGTCTTAATGTCTTACCCCACCAGTTTTCCATACCAGAATACAACAGTGCTACAGAGGTTTAGGCTTGGTGATTTAAATAACTTTGGAAAACTGAGAAATGATTTGGGTGCTTTTGACTGCTACCTGGATATTTGTGAAAAATATTGCCCTGTTTATTCTGCATTCCTGTTTATTCTGGGCATTTGTTTCATTTGGTTTCGACCACCAGTCACTAAATGTACACTCTAATGACCAAATGAGCTCATTTATTGCTTCCTACTATGAATGTGATCTCatttaaaaaccaaaaataCTGCCAGCAGATATAATTTCCCCTGAAAATATAGAAACCTCCAATGCATAATTGTGTAGAATATCACACAACCGAAAACATtggaatttccccttgtgggattaataaagtataaattattatcattatcaatACAGAAACACTGCATTTGACATTATTGCAACGTCGATTCTTCATACGTCTGAAAGTTGCTTGCAGAGTCAGTCCTGTCAGTATTTTCAAGATTTTATACTGCGCTTTTTGTATGACAATCTCTCGAGTCCATCACACTTTGAGAGACTCTTTGGTAAAGGAAATCTTGCTGCGATATGCTTAACTGCACTCCTATCTCATACAGTCACTTTGAATATGAAAGGTAAGCGGAAGTTAACATATTTTTCAAGTTGTAATGCTTTATTCTGCGTTCTTCGACAGCAGCGTTGTCAGATTGCAGCGCTGCGATAATGGTTAGATAACAGTTGTAACAGAAAGAGGATTGGAGTGTACTGGTGAAATCCGATTTGCACTCGAACGACGTCCAGGAAGAAACCACACTAAAAAACATGCATGcatctctctttggttaatgacAATCAGACATGCTTGTCACCGTATACGGAAACTGACTTCATCGTTTAATGTGTTCCTGGATTACATATTTGTTTTCAGCTCAGCAGGAGAAACAAGTTTCTGGTGACTCAGTGTTTCCTGAAAGTCTCACCCTGGAACCTGTGCTCCACTTTATAATAAGCAGTCTTTTATGCTCAATATGACAGTTGGGTCTCAGCTCACATTGAAGTTAGCGGTGTCATAGTCCCTTTCAAAACTGGTGCTGTTCATAGTGGACGACAGGACTCAACTGTCAAGATCAAGATCACTCTTAACATGTACATTCAGTGCCGATTTACACTTTCCTATGTGcaatgtcaatttaaaaaaagaagaagaatgttaatttatactgttttaaatgtttcacaACAGATGTGCAATGTATATAGAGGTGTATAATAAGCCATTGTACCATGTACATTATATggaagtatttttttaaagaaaatgtccAAACATTCCTCCAACCGTTGATATCAgcagtatcttttcttttttaaagttttagaTTTGTCCATTGGGAATGTGGTGCAGAGTGGTAGTTTTCCCAAACATgacaacaaaacacagaaacTGTGGAGGAAAGGGTCACATGTTCACCGTGATCACGAAAAAAGATTAAATGAAGAATCGGAAATCCTTACGTTCTCATGAAGCGGAATGTCAGACACTTTAAGAGTTCACATCAGGGTGCAGGAACGGCTGTCCACCTGTGTGGTCTTTAAAGCGTAGTTCAGCCAAAAATGACTGAAGTTAAACTGCGAAAagtaattttcctttttttttttttcagttcacTAGGTTTTAGTTTAGCTTTTATAAGTGCAATTGTATAtcatcaaaatctgtgtttctGACAGCTGAGGGAAATGTCAGCCTCCCTTTATGTATGTCTATACATGTACATGTGGTACAGCAGCAGTAAAGTGACAGCCCATACAAGGTCAGCTCAGCCAGGAACTCAGAGGAGCCATAGATGACCTgatgtttttactttccttTATTCCtcaattttattttgattacaGAAAGAAATCTAAAAGACTTTTTGAGAGTTTTGAAAACTCATTTTTAACCCTTCAGTCAATCCCAGTGAAATTTCCCCTTGATGTTGTTTTTCATCATTCAGAGTAGatttatacaaatacaaaataactgtTATACTGTTATTTGCCTTGCAAAGGTGGCCGAGCTAAATTGTGCTAATTAAACTCTACTCTTAATGAATCATGTTGATATTTAGATAATGCATTGTGCTCCAGATATGGCTTAAAGCCCTAAATTATTTTGCTTTGGACAAATCACCCAGTCTGCGCCACGTTTGGATGCAagatgatttttatttattttttaggtgTGTATTGCTTCACAGACGTTATTCTAAATAATCCATCCGCTCTGTTGGTACTGTTTTTTCTTCGTATTCTCCccgtacttttttttttttcttcttcttcaactTTGAGAGTGCTTTTCTTCTTCATGGGGTTTTTCATTGAGCGTCATTGTTTTTGATGGCATGTAATTTTAATCACATTTAACTTGTACTTTCTGATTTGTAAAATAGTGACTGACACCTTAAATGTACATGAACAAAACAAACCTGGTGCACAGCCATTTCTGCAGTTTCAGTGCAGAAACAAATATTGAATATATTGTATaatagaatgtaaaaaaagaagtttagactatatatatatatatatatatgtttattttctatgtctAATAGATTACATATGTATGTTACatgattttaaaattaaagttaTTTTGTAACATAATGAAGTGTCTTATTAGAGGAAGTAaggcttttgtttgtgttttaatttgGTGTTGCACAGTCACTTGTATGGCTTGTTCTCTTTCTGTATTTACCATCAAAATAAGCTTTAAAAAATATCGTTAttgttttaaaagaaattaacaaattaaagtttacaTTCTAAAATATCTTGATATTAATTATGTTATATTGAATTATTTATAAATCAACCTGGATATTGTGaaatatttgaaaataaatatttttaaacttaTGCATTGTTATTCTGAACAAACTGTTCTGAGCAAAAATGATTTATGTATGATACTGTGTGTTCTTAATGCAAAAAGCTGATTTTCACATCCGAAAGCCAGGctagtattttatttatttttttaagataattttttgggggcttttccctttatttgaaagtggatagatatgaaagggggagagagatgggggatgacacgcagcaaagggcagcaggttggattcgaaccctgcgccgctgcaaacgctcttactgggtgagctagaggccgccctgATCCAGGCTAGTAATAATCTATGAAAAAGATACAGAGGAAAATGGTCTGGCATCAATCAAATATTTTGCAACAAGTTTTTAACCCTTCTCTCACACAGCAGAGGGAATCCCAGATGAGCCACTGTCCCACCTCCCTGGGATATGACTTTCACAGTGAGTCATTAGATGGCAGCCATCCAAAATACCATTCGCTTCTCAAAATTCTACAGTGACGATTTGCTGGTTAGGAGTTAAAACTTGCAGTGTGTAGGAAGCAGACACCTTATTTGCAGCCAAAGCAGCGGCATCTGTCAGTCACAGTAAATACACAGTTGAATTCTGATGGTGATACAAACTTATGTATTTCAGTATTTTAAATCGATTGCATTAACAATTTCCTCTCTTTGATAGCATTATTTAAAGAACTATGtgacatttactgtacatgtgtaGCAGGTTATCAGAGAATTTACAAGTATCAAATTGAGCTTAGGTCTAAAACCTTTGCTCTTACTATCCAAAATAACTCTGGAATGACATGATTTGTGTATGCTGATAATAATTACAAGATATTCTCACAGGGCTGAACACTTCAGTTCCTCCTAGCTGAGAGAAACCTCGGTCACTCTGTACACCTTGCTGATCACGACTTCCATCTCGTCTCCACCCAGGTGGCAAAGGTCCAAGACGCACACGACATGTGTGTCCTCCAGCTCACTGGCAGTCACCAAGACCTCCTCTGCAAGACAAACATTTCCGCTGTCACAGTGATTCTTAATTTGATGCCATGGATTAGTGATAAAAGACCTGGTCCCAGGTCTGTTGGAAAAGCATGTGTCAAGGCCAAACTGAATGTGGTCCTCCCCTCCGCCAGTGTGGTGGCTACCTGGCTCGGGAAGTGTTGATTCGCTGTGGCTGGCGGCGTCACTGAGCGGACAGAGGAAGCCTGACGAAAGGCAGGACAGCATTGTGTTGCCATGGGGATCCTGAGGAAGGCCTACAGCCCTGGGCTCATCTGAGCTCACGACAGGCAAATATGCAGCGTCAACGGCTATCTGCTTGTTTATGCCTGTGAAAAAttcaaaacaaagaagatgtgGCGCATCATTCCCCCTTtgctctcccctttcatgtcttcatctgtcctgtggaattaaaggcctaaaatgacctaaaaaaataatcttaaaaaagatgctttttgtttttaggtAATTTTGGTCATCTTTTAGGATGTTGGTTTTCAGCCCTAAGtgcagttagttagttagtctgAAGGCGGACCATAGGAATTTAGTGCTATATTCACAAGGTAACAGACAAGGTATATGCTGCTGTCTGAAGACAACGCCATGTTTAACTACACAACTTGGTGAAAACTGAATAGAAGACAGGATAAAAGTTTAATGAAGTAGATCCACCTTAATAATACATAGTTCTATGAATTTTGGTGTTTTCTAAATGTGACTCAGACCTCGGAGTGTGCAAATTCCGCTGAAATCAGGTCTCAACCTCAAAGGGACTCATTGATAACAACATAAAGGTCAGTTAGCTAGGTCCACACCTATTCAGGAGCAACCGAATTAGACTATTTGTCCACTTGAGAGAGCTATTCATAAAGAAAGAGGAAACCACGGCCTACATCCTCTCAATAATTCAGACAGATTATTATTTAAGGAACAAGAGGGTGTTCACACTGCCCACAGGTTGGACAACAGAGGCTGAAATGCTGAAATTAACTTGCGCATCACAGATCAGAGTAATTCTTACAATACAACTTTACCTAATATTGTTACTTGGTAGTATCCTGGACAAACCACAGGAGGGATGGTGTCGACGCTTTGCTCTGGCGTCCA is a window of Perca fluviatilis chromosome 16, GENO_Pfluv_1.0, whole genome shotgun sequence DNA encoding:
- the npas2 gene encoding neuronal PAS domain-containing protein 2 isoform X2, with the translated sequence MDNLSDFGGTCPSTCREWDTNSCVDDLMDEDEKDRAKRASRNKSEKKRRDQFNVLIKELCTMLQSQGHPRKMDKSTILQRTIDFLQKQKDITAQNETCDVRQDWKPSFLSNEEFTQLMLEALDGFLVALTTDGNIIYVSDSVSSLIGHLPSDMVDQNILNFLPEREHGEVYKLLSSHMLMTDPIAADFLDSDAHIEFCCHLARGNIDPKEPPVYEYVKFVGDFKFHNSVPISCNGLDLTLPRSLQSSLEEQVCLIATVRLVTPQFVKDLCNVEDPCDEFTSRHSLEWKFLFLDQRASPIIGYLPFEVLGTSGYDYYHVDDLELIAQCHKQLMQFGKGKSCYYRFLTKGQQWIWLQTHYYITYHQWNSKPEFIVCTHTVVSYAEVRAERRRAFSFEELSPPEIAPSSVKAQELYLDICSTLDPPRDRDSGARSVSSHSSRKSSHTAMSDSASANSYTEACTPSWQSASIGTEKTSARLQPRSSKNLAQRQNSFDLVPQLSLPLSPTCSKHSAMQQQTQQQPQQPPSSSPMYPLQQPQLCVMSQLKEQLEERTRILQADIKTQQQELHDIKEKLQLANFQAQQQQQQQQQQQQQQQQQQQQGSGRPASQSQSGVIRQLSGHPKPPSCGAHSSSPHSHLTENSSPSTQVQQRIARRGQAQSVSVPMQTNTSVTMPFYSNPMMFSQTNTRSLQDANQRQTDSEFNQEGQLRMLLNQPMQTLVPTSSVTTQPSQCNMGISQTIYTLEQQIIGPSFSMQQVNCNAVLVPSFTSPIMIPHNSFITNQSQSAYHTQPQASQHSLQLQQPQQFFQMAQGLVHGGSTPAFLHTTNVPQQSTVGYIQQQTQQLPQAQQQQQQRQYQHSQNQTGSVSDFRNMLTR
- the npas2 gene encoding neuronal PAS domain-containing protein 2 isoform X1 is translated as MDNLSDFGGTCPSTCREWDTNSCVDDLMDEDEKDRAKRASRNKSEKKRRDQFNVLIKELCTMLQSQGHPRKMDKSTILQRTIDFLQKQKDITAQNETCDVRQDWKPSFLSNEEFTQLMLEALDGFLVALTTDGNIIYVSDSVSSLIGHLPSDMVDQNILNFLPEREHGEVYKLLSSHMLMTDPIAADFLDSDAHIEFCCHLARGNIDPKEPPVYEYVKFVGDFKFHNSVPISCNGLDLTLPRSLQSSLEEQVCLIATVRLVTPQFVKDLCNVEDPCDEFTSRHSLEWKFLFLDQRASPIIGYLPFEVLGTSGYDYYHVDDLELIAQCHKQLMQFGKGKSCYYRFLTKGQQWIWLQTHYYITYHQWNSKPEFIVCTHTVVSYAEVRAERRRAFSFEELSPPEIAPSSVKAQELYLDICSTLDPPRDRDSGARSVSSHSSRKSSHTAMSDSASANSYTEACTPSWQSASIGTEKTSARLQPRSSKNLAQRQNSFDLVPQLSLPLSPTCSKHSAMQQQTQQQPQQPPSSSPMYPLQQPQLCVMSQLKEQLEERTRILQADIKTQQQELHDIKEKLQLANFQMLLQQPVHNDFGQAQQQQQQQQQQQQQQQQQQQQGSGRPASQSQSGVIRQLSGHPKPPSCGAHSSSPHSHLTENSSPSTQVQQRIARRGQAQSVSVPMQTNTSVTMPFYSNPMMFSQTNTRSLQDANQRQTDSEFNQEGQLRMLLNQPMQTLVPTSSVTTQPSQCNMGISQTIYTLEQQIIGPSFSMQQVNCNAVLVPSFTSPIMIPHNSFITNQSQSAYHTQPQASQHSLQLQQPQQFFQMAQGLVHGGSTPAFLHTTNVPQQSTVGYIQQQTQQLPQAQQQQQQRQYQHSQNQTGSVSDFRNMLTR